CTCTTGCTGGTGCATTGGATGATAGTTTATTTCGATTAAATCCAAGAATGGCTACACGTTCACGTAATTATTATAATCCAAACATTCACGTGCCATCTATAAAAATGGATTGGAAAATTTCTGCTTCCACACAATTAAGCCTTACCACCTCTGCTGTTCTTGGGACAAGGAATAGTGTAATGTTTGATAAACCAGCTACGGTAAATGACACCATCAATCCTGCAACACTTCAATATAGCAATAGGCAAGTAGATATTGATAATTACAATAGTTATACAACTGAGCTACGAGTGCTTCATTCCTATAAATTTCTAAAAAGGAAAAACTCGATTTCCGCAGGAATACAATATATGAATAATGATATGCGTAGAAGACAGCAAGGTGTGGGAACAACAGGAAGTGATTTTGATTTGACATTAGTAACTCCGGCCTGGGGAAGAGATCTTAATTTCAGAACCAATAATATAGCCATTTTCGCTGAAAACCTTTGGGTACTTTCGGATAAGTTTTCCATAAACACAGGAGCGAGAATCGAAATAGGGAAAAGCGATTTGACAGGTACTACCGCTTATTATCTTGATAGCGAGCTTCCCAATCAAATAAAACATAGTTTCCCGCTTTTTGGCGTAAATGCTCAATACAATATTAACCAAAGAATAAATCTATATGCGGGTTGGTCACAGGCTTACCGCCCTGTAATTTTAAAAGACATTGTCCCTCAATCTGTATTTGAAATAACCGACAATAATTTAAAAGATGCTTTTGGCTACAATGCCGAATTGGGCTTTAGAGGTAATTGGAAATTCTTAAAATGGGATGCAACGGCTTTTTATGTGCAGTATAATAATCGTTTAGGAACTGTTGCACAAACTGATACAGCTGGAAATCTTACTATTTTCAGAACCAATATAGGTAATTCAAACACCAAAGGACTTGAGCTATTTTTACAGTCCGACTTCACCTTTGGAAATAAAGTTTTATTATCCTTGTTTACATCAACTTCCTTAATGGATGCACGTTATCAAGACGCAAGCATAAGAAGTGTTAATGAAAATGTAAATGTGAGTGGCAATAAGGTGGAAAGCGTGCCTGCACTCATCACACGAATTGGCGCAAATTTACAGTACAAGAAAATCCGCATTTCTATATTGTATAGTTATACGACAGAAAGTTTTGCGGATGCATTCAACACGACCATTCCTCCTGCAAGTGGTGCAACTGGTTTAGTTCCATCATATCAATTACTTGACCTAAACGTAGCTTTCAAAATTACTAATGAAGTAAATTTACAATTCAATTTAAATAATGTATTGAACGAGTCCTATTTCACAAAGCGACCCCAATTTTATCCAGGTCCTGGCATATGGCCATCAGACGGACGGACTTTTTCAGCAACAGTTTTGGTAAAAATATGATGACAGAATTTCGAGGAAAGAATACGGCAGCCCATAACATCACCTATACGCAAGCAGGGGTTTCGTGCTTCGTAGGACAGGAAAGTAGTAAATTTAAGGTTCAGTTCTTCGTAGGATGTTCAGTGGTAAAAATCCCTGCCTGCGTATAGCTGAAAAGCGTTGAACTAAACCTCCTTCGTCGGTAGTTTTTCTGTATTCCATCATAAAGGCCTGATTTTTAACAATATGTATTAAATTTATTCCATGTTCAATCTTTAACTAATTTAATCATGGAAAAAAAAGTTTGCGCCAGAGGATGTATGAGGAGATGTCCTACAGACATTATTCTCCCAGAAGCATCAAGACCTATCTTAGCCTGGTATCTGTAGTATCAGCTCATTTTGGAAAAAGTCCGGATCTGATCAGTATCCCCGAATTAAAGGACTACCTTTTTAAAAGGATCAGTTTGGACGGACTTTCGGTATCAAGCATCAACCAGACAATCAGTGCCTTTAAAATACTTTTCAAAGACGTGCTTGAAAGAGATTGGGATACTATCAGGATCAAACGGCCAAGACGTCCCAAGCTGCTTCCGGTTGTATTCTCAAAGGAAGAAGTGTCGCTTATCCTTAAGAGTATCAGGAACAGAAAGCACTATTGCCTGATAGCCCTTACCTACGCCTCGGGGCTCAGGCTTGGTGAGGTGATCAGTCTCAAGCCCGGCGATATAGACAGTGACAGGATGCAGCTTAAAGTGAGGGGAGGCAAGGGATACAAGGACAGGTATACCCTTCTGCCCCATAAGTTACTGGTACAGCTTCGGGATTACTTCAAAAGCTACCGTCCGGTTACTTATCTCTTTGAAGGGCAGGTGCCGGGAAAGCCATACAGCGAAAAAAGCGCACAGTCTGTTCTGAAAAAGGCCATGGAATGTGCCGGAATAACAAAGCATGCCTCTTTCCATACCCTGCGGCATTCCTTCGCCACGCACCTGCTCGAGCAGGGGACCAATGTCAGGATAATCCAGGAACTCCTGGGACACAGATCCCTTAAGACCACTACGGTCTACCTGCATATCTGCAATCTGGATCCGGCCCTGATCAAAAGTCCCCTGGATGAGCTTTGATGGATGCTGTCAACAAGAGGAATGGTGGGGCCGAACTCTCAACAGTCCTGGATTCCCAAAAGGAGGTCTTCCTGTCGCAGAAGCATCTGTGCCCTGATCAGAGAAAGGCCTTTAACGACATCCTCCATTGCCGGACATCACAAATGGGCTCACACAGTCTCTGTTGTGACTCCTGCGGTACGGTCAAAGTCTGCTATAACAGCTGCAGGAACCGTCACTGTCCGAAGTGCCAGTACATCAAGCAGCAGTTGTGGGTGGAAAAGCTAAAGTGCAGGCTTCTGCCTGTCAGGTACTTTCACGCCGTGTTTACGGTTCCTGAGTTTCTCAATCCATTGTTCTACATCAACCAGAGGTTCTGTTACAACCTGCTCTTTGAATGTTCCGCAAAAGCAGTAAAGAAGACTGCCCTGAACCCTGCCTTTCTGGGAGTCGAAAGCGGCTGTCTGTCGGTACTCCACACCTGGGGACAGTCCCTGAACTACCACCCCCACATCCATATGCTGGTTCCTGCAGGAGGCCTTGACAGTGACGGGATGCAGTGGCTGTATGCCGGCAAAAAGTTCTTCGTTCCGGTAAAGGCCCTTTCGGCTGTGTTCCGGGGACTGTTCATGGAAAGGCTTCTGGGAGCACTGGAGGATAACCTTCTCAGGATACCCGGAGGTCAAAAAGAGCTGTTTGCCGATATCAATAGTCTGAAAAGGGAATCTTACGCAAAGATGTGGAATGTCTATATCAAGAAGACCTTCAGGGGGGCGGGCCAGGTGGTCAGCTACCTTGGCAGGTACACCCACAGGGTAGCGATCAGCAACAGCCGTATTCTGGATACAGATGGTGAAACCGTAAAATTCAGGTGGAAGGATTACAGGGACAACAAAACCAAAACCATGTTGCTTGCCTGTTCCGAGTTTGTCAGAAGATTTATGCAACATGTACTGCCAACAGGCTTCTACAAAATCCGCTATTACGGCATCTTGGCCTCGGCCAACAGCAACACCAAAATGAATGAATGTTTCAGGCTGTTGAACATAACAAGGGAGGTGTCATTTTACCATGGGCTGAGCACCTACGAGGTGATGGAGGAGATTTTCGGAGAAGAGATGTTCAGGTGTAGCTGCTGCAAGAACGGAAGGATGGTCTTTGCCACGCCCGAAGGAAAAGCAAATGGTCCCTGAATGAAAAAGCAGGGATGAAGTTCTTTGAAAAGCTGAAAGAAAAACAAAACAGAGGTTCTGTTACAGGGAAAGGTATGCCCGGTCCCAAACAAAATTTCCGGGTAAAAAAGCGGAATCCGTCCAAAACTTCAGGACAATGGTCCAAAACCAGACAAAACCTTCAAAGCAAAGCAGATAAATACCCATAGGTGTAGCACGGCTTAGTCCAACTATGTTTTAAACGCAATCTTGAAACGCCAATTTATTTTGGCTATTTTTTTGGCTAGATTGCGTCTAAAACACTTTACGTTAGTGGCAAGGCTATGACGACAAACACAATGAAAAACATATTGACAATATTAATCGCACTTTTTACTGTTTTGACCTCATTTGGGCAACAGAAAAATTGTTGTGACACATACGTTTACGAAGGTTACATTCTGACAGACCAGAACAAACGACTCGAAATAAATCTGAATTTTTTAGTTCTCCTTGACTCGACAACGGTAGGTTCATATTACTACAATCCGAATTGGGGTTCACTAAAATTGGTCGGAAAATTAAATGCGGACAATTCATTTTACTTAATTGAACGCGATAAATCAGACAGCATTACAGGTTACTTCAATGGACAACTTGAACCTGAATTCAAAAAAGCAACGGGTAAATGGACAGATGGACAAAAAAGTAGAACTTATACTTTTGAAATCAATCAAGTAATTGGAAAGTCATATTGGGACTTCATTAAAAAAAATCGAGCTCTATTTGAATACACCGACATTAAAACAGCTATTAAGGAAAAGGAAAAAGTGCTTAGTATTGACGTTGCAAGTCAAGGACTGAAAAAACTTCCCAAAAAACTTTCTCGGCTTGACAAAATTGTTTCAATAAATCTTTTAGGAAACGAATTTGAATCCTTTCCAACTGTTTTGAGCAAGTTGACAACCTTAGACGAAATATCTTTAAGTTCAAACAACTTAAAATACGTAGGGTCAGAAATTGGTAATCTAAAGAATTTACGAATTTTAATAATGAACAACAACCAATTGACAGAATTACCGAAAGAAATTGGCGAGTTGACAAACCTACTATATCTAGAAATCGGGAATAATCAATTAACAACATTACCAGAAGAAATTAAGTATTTGACAAGCCTCCAGGAATTGCATATTGAGAGAAATAAACTAAGCGACAAGGAGAAAGAAAGAATTAAAAAATTATTGCCCAAATGCGTAATACACTTTTGACAGAAGAAAGCCCAGCCACTAACAGGCGTAACCGTTGCACAACCTCCCTGTGAATCGAGTAATTAGACGTCTTTTTTTCGGGAAGTGGTGGATTTTTGAGATTTGGGATTTTCGAGAGAAAAGATGGGTCGTTTTTCGGTCATGCGGGGCCAGGAGTCGGAATATGGCGGATATCGGCCCAAAAAAGCTCCAAAAAAGCATATTTTAGGTCCCTGAGGGCCTTTTTCATTGCCATCGCCTGCCCTGTGGCTGACCGCCGTTCAAATGCCAGGTACTTTTTAAGGTTGTATGAAAGAGC
This window of the Aquiflexum balticum DSM 16537 genome carries:
- a CDS encoding TonB-dependent receptor family protein; this translates as MKQLLLISTATLITVTAFGQTTTDTTKTHELSPVTVQGSHIPQDIQRLEPIQGTYIYSGKKSEVIDMTQKNVAMTEKYGRQIFAKIPGVFVYDMDGTGNQVNISTRGLDPHRGWEFNIRKDGILTNSDMYGYPASHYNIPMEAVERIELVRGTGSLQYGGQFGGMLNYISKQPDSTQKISFESINTIGSYGLLSTYNSLSGKVGKIRYSAWMNKKALTGYRANSESQFNAEGISIYYDATKNLQFKFDWTHSNYLTSLAGALDDSLFRLNPRMATRSRNYYNPNIHVPSIKMDWKISASTQLSLTTSAVLGTRNSVMFDKPATVNDTINPATLQYSNRQVDIDNYNSYTTELRVLHSYKFLKRKNSISAGIQYMNNDMRRRQQGVGTTGSDFDLTLVTPAWGRDLNFRTNNIAIFAENLWVLSDKFSINTGARIEIGKSDLTGTTAYYLDSELPNQIKHSFPLFGVNAQYNINQRINLYAGWSQAYRPVILKDIVPQSVFEITDNNLKDAFGYNAELGFRGNWKFLKWDATAFYVQYNNRLGTVAQTDTAGNLTIFRTNIGNSNTKGLELFLQSDFTFGNKVLLSLFTSTSLMDARYQDASIRSVNENVNVSGNKVESVPALITRIGANLQYKKIRISILYSYTTESFADAFNTTIPPASGATGLVPSYQLLDLNVAFKITNEVNLQFNLNNVLNESYFTKRPQFYPGPGIWPSDGRTFSATVLVKI
- a CDS encoding tyrosine-type recombinase/integrase, with translation MYEEMSYRHYSPRSIKTYLSLVSVVSAHFGKSPDLISIPELKDYLFKRISLDGLSVSSINQTISAFKILFKDVLERDWDTIRIKRPRRPKLLPVVFSKEEVSLILKSIRNRKHYCLIALTYASGLRLGEVISLKPGDIDSDRMQLKVRGGKGYKDRYTLLPHKLLVQLRDYFKSYRPVTYLFEGQVPGKPYSEKSAQSVLKKAMECAGITKHASFHTLRHSFATHLLEQGTNVRIIQELLGHRSLKTTTVYLHICNLDPALIKSPLDEL
- a CDS encoding IS91 family transposase; protein product: MDAVNKRNGGAELSTVLDSQKEVFLSQKHLCPDQRKAFNDILHCRTSQMGSHSLCCDSCGTVKVCYNSCRNRHCPKCQYIKQQLWVEKLKCRLLPVRYFHAVFTVPEFLNPLFYINQRFCYNLLFECSAKAVKKTALNPAFLGVESGCLSVLHTWGQSLNYHPHIHMLVPAGGLDSDGMQWLYAGKKFFVPVKALSAVFRGLFMERLLGALEDNLLRIPGGQKELFADINSLKRESYAKMWNVYIKKTFRGAGQVVSYLGRYTHRVAISNSRILDTDGETVKFRWKDYRDNKTKTMLLACSEFVRRFMQHVLPTGFYKIRYYGILASANSNTKMNECFRLLNITREVSFYHGLSTYEVMEEIFGEEMFRCSCCKNGRMVFATPEGKANGP
- a CDS encoding leucine-rich repeat domain-containing protein, whose amino-acid sequence is MKNILTILIALFTVLTSFGQQKNCCDTYVYEGYILTDQNKRLEINLNFLVLLDSTTVGSYYYNPNWGSLKLVGKLNADNSFYLIERDKSDSITGYFNGQLEPEFKKATGKWTDGQKSRTYTFEINQVIGKSYWDFIKKNRALFEYTDIKTAIKEKEKVLSIDVASQGLKKLPKKLSRLDKIVSINLLGNEFESFPTVLSKLTTLDEISLSSNNLKYVGSEIGNLKNLRILIMNNNQLTELPKEIGELTNLLYLEIGNNQLTTLPEEIKYLTSLQELHIERNKLSDKEKERIKKLLPKCVIHF